One window from the genome of Bdellovibrionales bacterium encodes:
- the dnaB gene encoding replicative DNA helicase: MSARIPPQHLEAEQSIIGGLMLDQEAFDQVADLIDTDDFYKPANQKIYQAIKDLHGKSQPIDIITVTNLLQSRDELETSGGPEYLVSLLDKTISAANIQTHAEIVREKSLLRRLIATSNGLIERAYNQDYADIESLIDQAEAEVLKVGENKAKQGLVGSMEIVKSSIEKIEELFKRKADITGLATGFKGMDDMTAGLHPGELTIIAARPSMGKTAFSLNIAQHAALRMKKTVAYFSLEMGKESMMMRLLSAEAKVGMGEIRTGRIQDSSWPKLISAAGTLSEANLFIDDTPGVSPFEIRARCRRLKAQHGLDLVMIDYLQLMDLKQKVESRERAVSEISKALKVLAKELQIPVIALAQLNRGVEGRSDRRPMLSDLRESGSIEQDADVIMMLYRDDYYDKDDPDKQGHAEVIIGKQRNGATGTVKLRFDAKFSRFRDPDPEPVGPMTMAPPPQAPPPMPGKPRNFAPGAGT; this comes from the coding sequence ATGAGCGCACGTATCCCGCCTCAGCATCTGGAGGCTGAACAGTCGATTATTGGCGGCTTGATGTTAGATCAAGAGGCCTTCGACCAAGTCGCAGACTTGATCGATACAGACGACTTCTACAAGCCCGCAAATCAAAAGATTTATCAGGCTATTAAAGATCTCCACGGCAAAAGCCAACCGATCGATATCATCACTGTCACTAACTTGCTTCAATCTCGCGATGAGCTTGAAACATCCGGTGGTCCTGAATATCTCGTGAGTCTTTTGGATAAAACAATTTCAGCAGCTAACATTCAAACTCACGCCGAGATCGTGCGTGAAAAGTCTTTGCTTCGCCGTTTGATCGCAACCAGCAACGGCTTGATCGAGCGTGCTTACAATCAGGACTACGCCGATATTGAAAGTTTGATCGACCAAGCCGAAGCCGAAGTTTTGAAAGTCGGCGAAAACAAGGCCAAGCAAGGTCTTGTCGGCTCTATGGAGATCGTTAAATCTTCTATCGAAAAAATCGAAGAACTCTTTAAGCGCAAAGCGGACATCACAGGTCTTGCGACAGGTTTTAAAGGGATGGATGACATGACTGCCGGTCTTCATCCAGGCGAATTAACGATTATTGCCGCTCGTCCTTCCATGGGTAAAACCGCATTCAGCTTGAACATCGCTCAGCACGCAGCCCTTCGCATGAAGAAGACTGTAGCTTACTTCTCTCTCGAGATGGGTAAAGAGTCGATGATGATGCGTCTTCTTTCTGCGGAGGCAAAAGTCGGTATGGGTGAAATCCGTACCGGTCGTATTCAAGATTCTTCTTGGCCAAAGTTGATCAGCGCTGCTGGTACTTTGAGTGAAGCAAACTTGTTCATTGATGATACTCCGGGCGTAAGCCCCTTCGAGATCCGTGCACGTTGCCGTCGTTTGAAGGCACAACACGGTCTAGATCTCGTCATGATTGACTACTTGCAGTTGATGGATTTGAAACAAAAAGTGGAAAGCCGCGAGCGCGCGGTTTCTGAGATTTCAAAAGCCCTGAAGGTTCTTGCTAAAGAATTACAGATTCCTGTCATCGCACTTGCGCAGTTGAATCGTGGTGTAGAGGGTCGTTCAGATCGTCGTCCAATGCTTTCAGATCTTCGTGAATCCGGATCGATCGAGCAAGATGCCGACGTTATCATGATGCTTTATCGTGATGACTACTACGACAAGGATGATCCAGATAAGCAAGGTCACGCCGAAGTGATCATCGGTAAGCAACGTAACGGTGCCACGGGTACTGTTAAGCTCCGTTTCGATGCGAAGTTCTCACGCTTCCGCGATCCAGATCCAGAACCGGTGGGTCCAATGACAATGGCGCCGCCTCCACAGGCTCCGCCACCAATGCCAGGTAAACCGCGTAACTTCGCTCCTGGTGCTGGAACATAA